From the genome of Deinococcus sp. JMULE3, one region includes:
- a CDS encoding permease prefix domain 1-containing protein, translating into MTRRLPRPRRPLSADAYIHHATRGLPRAERLDAAAELRAHLTERMQEHQAHGFSPEEAEYLAVRGMGDPQPVNRGLLGHAFTHRAGWLTLAALLVGGLGWTAYREWLPPREGAQFSPMNQRDINALFSDKDAPRGTYQGVTLTYPRGTKAVLYVMVSSTENKYRPEQVSLFSKNLVNDEEQNFRGRIPGSYRYQERLLLSAWRMTCDGQERSGIYKTGYGLPSPFENSGISAYSGPGGMSVGACANPSVRLHRATQTLNTTPPTQETHTVPPDGAGAIFNDHRPLNLNEWRVLYRLRVDPEADPNTYSPMPTGPASAKARGTYVAVMPLDHVPNNADEYSWGGMSVGFKGEQPIPLPPLVTDQPGG; encoded by the coding sequence GTGACCCGCCGCCTCCCCCGACCGCGCCGTCCCCTGAGTGCCGACGCGTACATCCACCACGCCACCCGTGGCCTCCCGCGCGCCGAACGGCTCGACGCCGCCGCCGAACTCCGCGCGCACCTCACCGAACGCATGCAGGAGCACCAGGCGCACGGCTTCTCCCCCGAGGAAGCCGAGTACCTCGCCGTGCGCGGCATGGGCGACCCGCAACCCGTCAACCGGGGTCTACTCGGGCACGCCTTCACGCACCGCGCCGGATGGCTCACGCTGGCAGCCCTCCTCGTGGGCGGCCTGGGCTGGACGGCGTACCGCGAGTGGCTGCCCCCGCGCGAAGGCGCGCAGTTCAGCCCGATGAACCAGAGGGACATCAATGCACTGTTCAGCGATAAGGACGCTCCGCGTGGCACCTATCAGGGCGTGACCCTGACCTACCCGCGTGGCACGAAGGCGGTACTGTACGTGATGGTCTCCAGTACCGAAAATAAGTACCGCCCGGAGCAGGTCAGTCTGTTCAGCAAGAATCTCGTGAACGATGAGGAACAGAACTTCCGGGGCCGCATCCCCGGCAGCTACCGCTACCAGGAACGCCTCCTGTTGAGCGCGTGGCGCATGACCTGCGACGGCCAGGAGCGCAGCGGCATCTACAAGACCGGGTACGGCCTGCCCTCCCCGTTCGAGAACTCGGGCATAAGTGCTTACAGCGGACCGGGCGGCATGAGCGTCGGCGCCTGCGCGAACCCCAGCGTGCGCCTTCACCGCGCGACCCAGACCCTGAACACCACGCCCCCCACCCAGGAAACTCATACCGTGCCTCCAGACGGAGCGGGAGCCATCTTCAACGACCATCGTCCGCTGAACTTGAACGAGTGGCGAGTGCTGTACCGCCTGCGTGTGGACCCCGAGGCCGATCCCAACACCTACTCGCCGATGCCCACGGGACCAGCGAGCGCGAAGGCGCGGGGAACGTACGTGGCGGTCATGCCGCTGGATCACGTACCCAACAACGCGGACGAGTACAGCTGGGGTGGCATGTCGGTGGGCTTCAAGGGTGAACAGCCCATCCCACTGCCGCCGCTGGTCACGGATCAGCCGGGCGGGTGA
- a CDS encoding PadR family transcriptional regulator gives MNPLKSGTLDLALLAALQDQPRYGLDILRHVNDRSGGLFDLREGSLYPALHRLVKAGWVDSDWQPSDRGGAPRKVYRLTDDGRAALTTKRQEWQTLRGALDALLLRALPRRSA, from the coding sequence ATGAACCCACTCAAATCCGGCACCCTCGACCTCGCGCTGCTCGCCGCCCTCCAGGATCAGCCCCGCTACGGGCTGGACATCCTGCGGCACGTCAACGACCGCAGTGGCGGCCTCTTCGACCTGCGTGAAGGCAGCCTCTACCCCGCCCTGCACCGCCTCGTGAAGGCCGGGTGGGTGGACAGCGACTGGCAACCCAGCGACCGGGGCGGCGCACCCCGCAAGGTCTACCGGCTGACCGATGACGGACGCGCGGCCCTGACCACCAAACGCCAGGAATGGCAGACGCTGCGCGGCGCGCTGGACGCCCTGCTGCTCCGCGCCCTGCCCCGGCGGTCCGCGTGA
- a CDS encoding EVE domain-containing protein, whose amino-acid sequence MRFWLLKSEPDVFGFADLVRVGREPWNGVRNYQARNFLREMREGDLCLFYHSNAKPVGVAGVARVCRAAYADDLQFDPDSQYFDPKSTVDAPRWSMVDVAPLIAFPQVVSLDALREMPEWDGSALTRKGSRLSVLPVEGGAFWATLDAAGLSLDEVAGLG is encoded by the coding sequence ATGCGTTTCTGGCTGTTGAAATCGGAGCCTGATGTGTTCGGCTTCGCGGATCTGGTGCGGGTGGGGCGAGAGCCGTGGAATGGCGTGCGGAACTATCAGGCGCGGAATTTCCTGCGGGAGATGCGCGAGGGGGACCTGTGCCTGTTCTACCACTCGAACGCGAAACCGGTGGGCGTGGCGGGGGTGGCGCGGGTGTGCCGGGCGGCGTACGCGGATGACCTGCAGTTCGACCCCGACAGTCAGTATTTCGATCCGAAGTCCACGGTGGACGCGCCGCGCTGGAGCATGGTGGATGTGGCGCCGCTGATCGCGTTTCCGCAGGTGGTGTCCCTGGACGCCCTGCGGGAGATGCCGGAATGGGACGGGTCGGCCCTGACCCGCAAGGGATCGCGCCTGAGCGTGCTGCCCGTGGAGGGCGGGGCGTTCTGGGCGACGCTGGACGCGGCGGGTCTGAGCCTGGATGAGGTGGCGGGACTGGGTTGA
- a CDS encoding S1C family serine protease — MRASPWLPVLLILALAAYLLPEADVPFLPRVNVAPRVDMQAPTPPVTLPDDARALFDKSRPATVRVESVNTARNTGGIGTGFFISAGGQLLTAYHVVSGGQLFQVSTLSGRSYPARVVAFDASADVALLQVSGRGANFPYLNLATRAPRPGETVLAIGNSGGDYLQPRRGRLLRLNAESGNAEFPQGTLEMTAPLAPGDSGGPIIDGNGQAIGVVSYISVDGNGQTRRSYAVPVVEGNDLISDLRAGITNDVPVVGLIFDSIHSGQTDPPGAIIREIARRSPAERAGLRGSTFDRQGSLTALGDVILRVNGQRTRDANEVIAAIRRAKVGDTVTLTYLRGDQERQARITLVPKASVPDLQE; from the coding sequence GTGCGCGCCTCGCCCTGGCTTCCTGTCCTGCTGATCCTCGCGCTGGCCGCGTACCTGCTGCCAGAGGCGGACGTGCCGTTCCTGCCGCGCGTGAACGTGGCACCCCGCGTGGACATGCAGGCGCCCACGCCCCCCGTCACGCTGCCCGACGACGCCCGCGCGCTGTTCGACAAGTCCCGTCCCGCCACCGTCCGCGTCGAGAGCGTGAACACTGCCCGGAATACCGGCGGGATCGGCACCGGCTTCTTCATCAGCGCCGGCGGGCAGCTCCTGACCGCGTACCACGTGGTCAGCGGCGGGCAGCTGTTTCAGGTGAGTACCCTGTCGGGCCGCAGCTACCCCGCGCGGGTCGTGGCGTTCGACGCCTCCGCGGACGTGGCGCTGCTGCAGGTCAGTGGGCGCGGCGCGAACTTCCCGTACCTGAACCTCGCGACCCGCGCGCCCCGCCCCGGCGAGACCGTCCTGGCCATTGGGAACAGCGGCGGCGACTACCTGCAACCCCGCCGCGGCAGGCTGCTGCGCCTGAATGCCGAGTCGGGGAACGCGGAGTTCCCGCAGGGCACGCTGGAGATGACGGCACCCCTCGCGCCCGGCGACAGTGGCGGGCCGATCATCGACGGGAACGGGCAGGCGATCGGGGTGGTCAGTTACATCAGCGTGGACGGCAACGGGCAGACACGGCGCAGCTACGCCGTGCCGGTCGTGGAGGGCAACGACCTGATCAGCGACCTGCGGGCCGGGATCACGAACGACGTGCCGGTCGTGGGCCTGATCTTCGACTCGATTCACAGCGGTCAGACCGACCCGCCCGGCGCGATCATCCGCGAGATCGCCCGCCGCAGCCCCGCCGAACGTGCCGGGCTGCGCGGCAGCACCTTCGACAGGCAGGGCAGCCTGACGGCACTGGGCGACGTGATCCTGCGCGTGAACGGCCAGCGCACCCGCGACGCGAACGAGGTCATCGCCGCGATCCGCCGCGCGAAGGTGGGCGACACCGTCACCCTGACCTACCTGCGCGGTGATCAGGAACGGCAGGCGCGCATCACGCTCGTGCCCAAGGCCAGCGTGCCCGACCTGCAGGAGTAA
- a CDS encoding 1-acyl-sn-glycerol-3-phosphate acyltransferase produces MSALWPGRRPTLFSRLALGLMRLVGWRPVLAPPPGPKFVSAVAPHTHNADFWPGLFFMWSTRSPVRFVAKHQLFTFPLGLFMRAVGGLPVDRRRAGGNFVDGVVALIDQQPEIMLVVAPEGTRSRGQYWRTGFYYMALEANVPIGVTVMDWGRKQVGVIGYVTPTGDIEADFALIREMLRDVRGHTPANETPAIPRPASEGGPSKG; encoded by the coding sequence ATGTCTGCACTCTGGCCCGGTCGCCGTCCCACCCTGTTCTCCCGCCTGGCGCTTGGGCTCATGCGGCTGGTGGGATGGCGGCCCGTGCTGGCCCCCCCACCCGGACCCAAGTTCGTGAGTGCGGTTGCGCCTCACACGCACAACGCGGACTTCTGGCCGGGCCTGTTCTTCATGTGGTCCACCCGGTCCCCGGTGCGCTTCGTGGCGAAGCATCAGTTGTTCACGTTCCCGCTGGGGCTGTTCATGCGGGCCGTGGGGGGCCTGCCGGTGGATCGCCGCCGCGCCGGGGGGAACTTCGTGGACGGCGTGGTGGCTCTGATCGACCAGCAACCGGAGATCATGCTGGTCGTCGCGCCGGAAGGCACCCGCAGTCGCGGGCAGTACTGGCGGACCGGCTTCTACTACATGGCGCTGGAAGCGAACGTCCCGATCGGCGTGACGGTCATGGACTGGGGGCGCAAGCAGGTGGGCGTGATCGGGTACGTGACGCCCACCGGGGACATCGAGGCGGACTTCGCCCTGATCCGCGAGATGCTCCGCGACGTGCGCGGCCACACCCCGGCGAACGAGACGCCGGCCATTCCCCGCCCCGCGTCGGAGGGTGGACCCAGCAAGGGCTGA